The Meriones unguiculatus strain TT.TT164.6M chromosome 1, Bangor_MerUng_6.1, whole genome shotgun sequence genome has a segment encoding these proteins:
- the Il11ra gene encoding interleukin-11 receptor subunit alpha isoform X4, translating into MGGEPPLFHLFPSIGAWRSRPDCRSPALQGGEAGAEGEGGGRWRRKPRKMSSSCSGLSRVLVVVATALVSSSSSCPQAWGPPGVQYGQPGRPAMLCCPGVSAGTPVSWFRDGESRLLQGPDSGLGHRLVLGQVDSTSEGTYICQTLDGASGGMVTLKLGFPPARPKVSCQAVDYENFSCTWSPGQVSGLPTRYLTSYRKKTLPGAESHRESPSTGPWPCPQDSLEASRCVVYGAEFWSEYRINVTEVNPLGASTCLLDVRLQSILRPDPPQGLRVESVPGYPRRLHASWTYPASWRRQPHFLLKFRLQYRPAQHPAWSMVEPIGLEEVITDAVAGLPHAVRVSARDFLDAGTWSAWSPEAWGTPSTGPLQDELPNGRQAHKQQQETVAQDSLTSPRPSSQPGLRPLDHRDPLEQVAVLASLGIFSFLGLAVGALALGLWLRRGGKDGPQKPAFLAPMIPVDKLPGIPDLQRSQENFS; encoded by the exons ATGGGCGGAGAGCCCCCCCTGTTTCACCTCTTTCCTTCTATTGGCGCCTGGAGGAGCCGCCCCGACTGCAGGAGCCCAGCACTGCAGGGAGGAGAGGCTGGGGCAGAGGGTGAGGGCGGAGGGCGCTGGCGGCGAAAGCCGCGGAAG ATGAGCAGCAGCTGTTCAGGGCTGAGCAGGGTCCTGGTGGTTGTGGCTACAGCCCtggtgtcttcctcctcctcctgcccccaAGCTTGGGGTCCTCCAG GGGTCCAGTATGGGCAGCCTGGCAGGCCCGCAATGCTGTGCTGCCCTGGAGTGAGTGCTGG GACACCAGTGTCCTGGTTTCGGGATGGGGAGTCAAGGCTGCTCCAAGGACCTGATTCTGGACTAGGACACAGACTGGTTTTGGGCCAGGTGGACAGCACCAGTGAGGGCACTTACATCTGCCAGACGTTGGATGGTGCATCTGGGGGCATGGTGACCCTGAAGCTGGGAT TTCCCCCAGCTCGTCCCAAAGTCTCCTGCCAAGCAGTAGACTATGAAAATTTCTCCTGTACTTGGAGTCCGGGCCAGGTCAGCGGTTTGCCCACCCGCTACCTTACTTCCTACAG GAAGAAGACCCTGCCAGGAGCTGAGAGTCACAG GGAAAGCCCATCTACAGGGCCTTGGCCATGCCCTCAGGACTCTCTAGAGGCTTCCCGATGTGTAGTTTATGGGGCAGAGTTCTGGAGCGAGTACAGGATCAATGTGACTGAGGTGAACCCACTGGGAGCCAGCACATGCCTACTGGATGTGAGATTACAGAGCATCT TACGTCCTGATCCACCCCAAGGACTACGGGTGGAATCAGTACCTGGTTACCCGAGACGCCTGCACGCCAGCTGGACATACCCTGCCTCATGGCGTCGCCAACCCCACTTCCTGCTCAAGTTCCGGCTGCAGTACCGCCCAGCACAGCATCCAGCATGGTCCATG GTTGAGCCCATTGGCTTGGAAGAGGTAATAACGGATGCTGTGGCTGGGCTGCCCCATGCAGTACGAGTCAGTGCCAGGGACTTCCTGGATGCTGGCACCTGGAGTGCCTGGAGCCCAGAGGCCTGGGGTACTCCCAGCACTG GTCCCCTGCAGGATGAGCTACCTAATGGGAGACAGGCACACAAACAGCAGCAAGAGACAGTAGCTCAGGACAGTCTCACTTCTCCAAGGCCTTCCTCGCAGCCAGGCTTGAGGCCACTTG ATCACAGGGACCCATTGGAGCAAGTGGCTGTGTTGGCATCtttgggaatcttctctttccttggCCTGGCTGTTGGAGCCCTGGCACTAGGGCTCTG GCTGAGACGGGGTGGGAAGGATGGCCCTCAGAAACCTGCATTCTTGGCACCAATGATTCCAGTGGACAAGCTTCCAG GCATTCCAGACCTGCAGAGGAGCCAGGAGAACTTCAGCTGA
- the Il11ra gene encoding interleukin-11 receptor subunit alpha isoform X1 — MGGEPPLFHLFPSIGAWRSRPDCRSPALQGGEAGAEGEGGGRWRRKPRKMSSSCSGLSRVLVVVATALVSSSSSCPQAWGPPGVQYGQPGRPAMLCCPGVSAGTPVSWFRDGESRLLQGPDSGLGHRLVLGQVDSTSEGTYICQTLDGASGGMVTLKLGFPPARPKVSCQAVDYENFSCTWSPGQVSGLPTRYLTSYRKKTLPGAESHRESPSTGPWPCPQDSLEASRCVVYGAEFWSEYRINVTEVNPLGASTCLLDVRLQSILRPDPPQGLRVESVPGYPRRLHASWTYPASWRRQPHFLLKFRLQYRPAQHPAWSMVEPIGLEEVITDAVAGLPHAVRVSARDFLDAGTWSAWSPEAWGTPSTGPLQDELPNGRQAHKQQQETVAQDSLTSPRPSSQPGLRPLVMCGLLRSQGPIGASGCVGIFGNLLFPWPGCWSPGTRALAETGWEGWPSETCILGTNDSSGQASRHSRPAEEPGELQLISPVTLSDWGSQMDRQRGRALEAHGGRSRREAWKPCSVRHYTPTLLPAARALDL, encoded by the exons ATGGGCGGAGAGCCCCCCCTGTTTCACCTCTTTCCTTCTATTGGCGCCTGGAGGAGCCGCCCCGACTGCAGGAGCCCAGCACTGCAGGGAGGAGAGGCTGGGGCAGAGGGTGAGGGCGGAGGGCGCTGGCGGCGAAAGCCGCGGAAG ATGAGCAGCAGCTGTTCAGGGCTGAGCAGGGTCCTGGTGGTTGTGGCTACAGCCCtggtgtcttcctcctcctcctgcccccaAGCTTGGGGTCCTCCAG GGGTCCAGTATGGGCAGCCTGGCAGGCCCGCAATGCTGTGCTGCCCTGGAGTGAGTGCTGG GACACCAGTGTCCTGGTTTCGGGATGGGGAGTCAAGGCTGCTCCAAGGACCTGATTCTGGACTAGGACACAGACTGGTTTTGGGCCAGGTGGACAGCACCAGTGAGGGCACTTACATCTGCCAGACGTTGGATGGTGCATCTGGGGGCATGGTGACCCTGAAGCTGGGAT TTCCCCCAGCTCGTCCCAAAGTCTCCTGCCAAGCAGTAGACTATGAAAATTTCTCCTGTACTTGGAGTCCGGGCCAGGTCAGCGGTTTGCCCACCCGCTACCTTACTTCCTACAG GAAGAAGACCCTGCCAGGAGCTGAGAGTCACAG GGAAAGCCCATCTACAGGGCCTTGGCCATGCCCTCAGGACTCTCTAGAGGCTTCCCGATGTGTAGTTTATGGGGCAGAGTTCTGGAGCGAGTACAGGATCAATGTGACTGAGGTGAACCCACTGGGAGCCAGCACATGCCTACTGGATGTGAGATTACAGAGCATCT TACGTCCTGATCCACCCCAAGGACTACGGGTGGAATCAGTACCTGGTTACCCGAGACGCCTGCACGCCAGCTGGACATACCCTGCCTCATGGCGTCGCCAACCCCACTTCCTGCTCAAGTTCCGGCTGCAGTACCGCCCAGCACAGCATCCAGCATGGTCCATG GTTGAGCCCATTGGCTTGGAAGAGGTAATAACGGATGCTGTGGCTGGGCTGCCCCATGCAGTACGAGTCAGTGCCAGGGACTTCCTGGATGCTGGCACCTGGAGTGCCTGGAGCCCAGAGGCCTGGGGTACTCCCAGCACTG GTCCCCTGCAGGATGAGCTACCTAATGGGAGACAGGCACACAAACAGCAGCAAGAGACAGTAGCTCAGGACAGTCTCACTTCTCCAAGGCCTTCCTCGCAGCCAGGCTTGAGGCCACTTG TTATGTGTGGCCTTCTCAGATCACAGGGACCCATTGGAGCAAGTGGCTGTGTTGGCATCtttgggaatcttctctttccttggCCTGGCTGTTGGAGCCCTGGCACTAGGGCTCTG GCTGAGACGGGGTGGGAAGGATGGCCCTCAGAAACCTGCATTCTTGGCACCAATGATTCCAGTGGACAAGCTTCCAG GCATTCCAGACCTGCAGAGGAGCCAGGAGAACTTCAGCTGATTTCTCCTGTAACCCTGTCAGACTGGGGGAGTCAAATggacaggcagagaggcagagcacTGGAAGCCCATGGAGGGAGGTCTCGGCGGGAAGCCTGGAAGCCCTGCTCTGTGAGACACTACACTCCAACCTTGCTGCCAGCTGCTCGTGCTCTGGACCTCTGA
- the Il11ra gene encoding interleukin-11 receptor subunit alpha isoform X3: MMSSSCSGLSRVLVVVATALVSSSSSCPQAWGPPGVQYGQPGRPAMLCCPGVSAGTPVSWFRDGESRLLQGPDSGLGHRLVLGQVDSTSEGTYICQTLDGASGGMVTLKLGFPPARPKVSCQAVDYENFSCTWSPGQVSGLPTRYLTSYRKKTLPGAESHRESPSTGPWPCPQDSLEASRCVVYGAEFWSEYRINVTEVNPLGASTCLLDVRLQSILRPDPPQGLRVESVPGYPRRLHASWTYPASWRRQPHFLLKFRLQYRPAQHPAWSMVEPIGLEEVITDAVAGLPHAVRVSARDFLDAGTWSAWSPEAWGTPSTGPLQDELPNGRQAHKQQQETVAQDSLTSPRPSSQPGLRPLVMCGLLRSQGPIGASGCVGIFGNLLFPWPGCWSPGTRALAETGWEGWPSETCILGTNDSSGQASRHSRPAEEPGELQLISPVTLSDWGSQMDRQRGRALEAHGGRSRREAWKPCSVRHYTPTLLPAARALDL, encoded by the exons ATG ATGAGCAGCAGCTGTTCAGGGCTGAGCAGGGTCCTGGTGGTTGTGGCTACAGCCCtggtgtcttcctcctcctcctgcccccaAGCTTGGGGTCCTCCAG GGGTCCAGTATGGGCAGCCTGGCAGGCCCGCAATGCTGTGCTGCCCTGGAGTGAGTGCTGG GACACCAGTGTCCTGGTTTCGGGATGGGGAGTCAAGGCTGCTCCAAGGACCTGATTCTGGACTAGGACACAGACTGGTTTTGGGCCAGGTGGACAGCACCAGTGAGGGCACTTACATCTGCCAGACGTTGGATGGTGCATCTGGGGGCATGGTGACCCTGAAGCTGGGAT TTCCCCCAGCTCGTCCCAAAGTCTCCTGCCAAGCAGTAGACTATGAAAATTTCTCCTGTACTTGGAGTCCGGGCCAGGTCAGCGGTTTGCCCACCCGCTACCTTACTTCCTACAG GAAGAAGACCCTGCCAGGAGCTGAGAGTCACAG GGAAAGCCCATCTACAGGGCCTTGGCCATGCCCTCAGGACTCTCTAGAGGCTTCCCGATGTGTAGTTTATGGGGCAGAGTTCTGGAGCGAGTACAGGATCAATGTGACTGAGGTGAACCCACTGGGAGCCAGCACATGCCTACTGGATGTGAGATTACAGAGCATCT TACGTCCTGATCCACCCCAAGGACTACGGGTGGAATCAGTACCTGGTTACCCGAGACGCCTGCACGCCAGCTGGACATACCCTGCCTCATGGCGTCGCCAACCCCACTTCCTGCTCAAGTTCCGGCTGCAGTACCGCCCAGCACAGCATCCAGCATGGTCCATG GTTGAGCCCATTGGCTTGGAAGAGGTAATAACGGATGCTGTGGCTGGGCTGCCCCATGCAGTACGAGTCAGTGCCAGGGACTTCCTGGATGCTGGCACCTGGAGTGCCTGGAGCCCAGAGGCCTGGGGTACTCCCAGCACTG GTCCCCTGCAGGATGAGCTACCTAATGGGAGACAGGCACACAAACAGCAGCAAGAGACAGTAGCTCAGGACAGTCTCACTTCTCCAAGGCCTTCCTCGCAGCCAGGCTTGAGGCCACTTG TTATGTGTGGCCTTCTCAGATCACAGGGACCCATTGGAGCAAGTGGCTGTGTTGGCATCtttgggaatcttctctttccttggCCTGGCTGTTGGAGCCCTGGCACTAGGGCTCTG GCTGAGACGGGGTGGGAAGGATGGCCCTCAGAAACCTGCATTCTTGGCACCAATGATTCCAGTGGACAAGCTTCCAG GCATTCCAGACCTGCAGAGGAGCCAGGAGAACTTCAGCTGATTTCTCCTGTAACCCTGTCAGACTGGGGGAGTCAAATggacaggcagagaggcagagcacTGGAAGCCCATGGAGGGAGGTCTCGGCGGGAAGCCTGGAAGCCCTGCTCTGTGAGACACTACACTCCAACCTTGCTGCCAGCTGCTCGTGCTCTGGACCTCTGA
- the Il11ra gene encoding interleukin-11 receptor subunit alpha isoform X2: MSSSCSGLSRVLVVVATALVSSSSSCPQAWGPPGVQYGQPGRPAMLCCPGVSAGTPVSWFRDGESRLLQGPDSGLGHRLVLGQVDSTSEGTYICQTLDGASGGMVTLKLGFPPARPKVSCQAVDYENFSCTWSPGQVSGLPTRYLTSYRKKTLPGAESHRESPSTGPWPCPQDSLEASRCVVYGAEFWSEYRINVTEVNPLGASTCLLDVRLQSILRPDPPQGLRVESVPGYPRRLHASWTYPASWRRQPHFLLKFRLQYRPAQHPAWSMVEPIGLEEVITDAVAGLPHAVRVSARDFLDAGTWSAWSPEAWGTPSTGPLQDELPNGRQAHKQQQETVAQDSLTSPRPSSQPGLRPLVMCGLLRSQGPIGASGCVGIFGNLLFPWPGCWSPGTRALAETGWEGWPSETCILGTNDSSGQASRHSRPAEEPGELQLISPVTLSDWGSQMDRQRGRALEAHGGRSRREAWKPCSVRHYTPTLLPAARALDL; encoded by the exons ATGAGCAGCAGCTGTTCAGGGCTGAGCAGGGTCCTGGTGGTTGTGGCTACAGCCCtggtgtcttcctcctcctcctgcccccaAGCTTGGGGTCCTCCAG GGGTCCAGTATGGGCAGCCTGGCAGGCCCGCAATGCTGTGCTGCCCTGGAGTGAGTGCTGG GACACCAGTGTCCTGGTTTCGGGATGGGGAGTCAAGGCTGCTCCAAGGACCTGATTCTGGACTAGGACACAGACTGGTTTTGGGCCAGGTGGACAGCACCAGTGAGGGCACTTACATCTGCCAGACGTTGGATGGTGCATCTGGGGGCATGGTGACCCTGAAGCTGGGAT TTCCCCCAGCTCGTCCCAAAGTCTCCTGCCAAGCAGTAGACTATGAAAATTTCTCCTGTACTTGGAGTCCGGGCCAGGTCAGCGGTTTGCCCACCCGCTACCTTACTTCCTACAG GAAGAAGACCCTGCCAGGAGCTGAGAGTCACAG GGAAAGCCCATCTACAGGGCCTTGGCCATGCCCTCAGGACTCTCTAGAGGCTTCCCGATGTGTAGTTTATGGGGCAGAGTTCTGGAGCGAGTACAGGATCAATGTGACTGAGGTGAACCCACTGGGAGCCAGCACATGCCTACTGGATGTGAGATTACAGAGCATCT TACGTCCTGATCCACCCCAAGGACTACGGGTGGAATCAGTACCTGGTTACCCGAGACGCCTGCACGCCAGCTGGACATACCCTGCCTCATGGCGTCGCCAACCCCACTTCCTGCTCAAGTTCCGGCTGCAGTACCGCCCAGCACAGCATCCAGCATGGTCCATG GTTGAGCCCATTGGCTTGGAAGAGGTAATAACGGATGCTGTGGCTGGGCTGCCCCATGCAGTACGAGTCAGTGCCAGGGACTTCCTGGATGCTGGCACCTGGAGTGCCTGGAGCCCAGAGGCCTGGGGTACTCCCAGCACTG GTCCCCTGCAGGATGAGCTACCTAATGGGAGACAGGCACACAAACAGCAGCAAGAGACAGTAGCTCAGGACAGTCTCACTTCTCCAAGGCCTTCCTCGCAGCCAGGCTTGAGGCCACTTG TTATGTGTGGCCTTCTCAGATCACAGGGACCCATTGGAGCAAGTGGCTGTGTTGGCATCtttgggaatcttctctttccttggCCTGGCTGTTGGAGCCCTGGCACTAGGGCTCTG GCTGAGACGGGGTGGGAAGGATGGCCCTCAGAAACCTGCATTCTTGGCACCAATGATTCCAGTGGACAAGCTTCCAG GCATTCCAGACCTGCAGAGGAGCCAGGAGAACTTCAGCTGATTTCTCCTGTAACCCTGTCAGACTGGGGGAGTCAAATggacaggcagagaggcagagcacTGGAAGCCCATGGAGGGAGGTCTCGGCGGGAAGCCTGGAAGCCCTGCTCTGTGAGACACTACACTCCAACCTTGCTGCCAGCTGCTCGTGCTCTGGACCTCTGA
- the LOC110547121 gene encoding C-C motif chemokine 27 isoform X5, with protein MEGLSPTGSLLLMLLLSPTPGAGLPLPSSTTCCTQLYRQPLPSRLLRRIVQVELQEADGDCHLKAVVLHLARRSVCVHPQNRSLARWFERHGKRLQGTVPNLNLVLQKKMYSSPQQQN; from the exons ATGGAGGGACTGTCTCCTACCGGCAGCCTCCTGCTGATGTTGCTCCTGAGCCCGACCCCTGGAGCAG GCCTGCCACTGCCCTCCAGCACTACCTGCTGTACTCAGCTCTATCGACAACCACTCCCAAGCAGGCTACTGAGGAGGATCGTCCAAGTGGAACTGCAGGAGGCCGATGGAGACTGTCACCTGAAGGCTGTTGT GCTTCACCTGGCTCGGCGCAGTGTTTGTGTTCATCCCCAGAACCGCAGCCTGGCCCGGTGGTTTGAGCGCCATGGGAAAAGGCTCCAGGGGACTGTACCCAACTTAAATCTGGTGCTACAAAAGAAAATGTACTCAAGCCCCCAACAGCAAAACTAA